The genome window CTTTCCTGCTAGGGCTGTGGGCATCCCACCCACCTCTGCCACAGGCTTTGGACCAGGTTTACGGCAGCAGATGTGAATTCCCTCTTTCCTGCTAGGGCTGTGAGCATCCCACCCACCTCTGCCACAGGCTTTGGACCAGGTTTACGGCAGCAGATGTGAATTCCCTCTTTCCTGCTAGGGCTGTGAGCATCCCACCCACCTCTGCCACAGGCTTCGGACCAGGTTTACGACAGCAGATGTGAATTCCTTCCTGTATATGGGGTTTCCAGTCCAACCAGAAAGTGTCTGGCTACTTCCACATCAGTCATGCCTTTATCGCAGCAGTGGACATGTACTGTGTGTCAGGTTGCTAGTGTAGCATGCGTGGTCTGCAGATATGGACAAATGGGGCCACAGAAACAGgatatccacatgtagaagaaaagAGCTAGGTCTATATAGCCCGCCTTTCACAAGAACTGACTCTCAGTGGACCAAAGACCTTAATGTGAGACAAGGAACTAAAAAGTGTCAGAGGAAATGTAGAGAAAGACATTCAAGATCTAAACATAGGCAAGGCTGTTCTCAATGAGTCTCCAGTTGTTCAGGAAACAAGACAATTGATAAATGGGAATTTAGGAACTTAAAAATCTTCTGTACTACAAAACGGTAGTTAATCAAGTGAAAGACAGACTACAGACAGAGAAAACCTTGGCAGGCCAAGCATTTGACTGCTTTGTCCGTTTAGAGGGTGTGGTCCTTAGTGCCCGAATCTCTGCTGCCAGCCCCAACTCTGCACATCTGCCTTCCTGAGATAGTCATTCAGTTTTCCATGGAAGACTAGGAGTCCTGATGGTCAGAAGTGTATTCATCTCTGAGACACTCCTTCCCATCAGCCCAGGTCTCTTTGGCTTTGGTGTCAGTGGCAATCGTGGATGACATTTCACTGGATGCTTGGGGAGGTCTGAGTCACTGCTCTTCTGTTTGATGTCTGCTGTATAGCTCTGCTTGGTGGCATCATCGTTCATGTCCGTCATCCAGGCCAGAAGACATTCTTCACATTGGTCACCTTAAAGACACATTATCTTCTCCCTACCACTCTTCTTATTCTTGCTTTTATCACCAGCTTTTGCCTCAGTCACAGGAACCCACTTCATAAGAACATGTCACCAATGGTCACTCACTTTTTATCTGTTTGTGCACTTTCTCAGCTTTCATGACCCTCTTGACATCACCTCTGGTCAGGATTTCCTTCTGGGCTGGAACCTAGCTACCTGACAAAGTTCTCACTGAGCTAGAAAGCCTGGGATGCACACCGGGGTCCTGCTTGTGCTCCGTGGCAGCTACAGTCACATCCATCCAAGTATCTGGTGACCAAactctcaggtctttgatgtgtcTGGACTCATCTTGTGTTTACTCTTACCAAACTGATGTGTTGGAACCGAGCAATGCCAGACAACTACTATCTTGAGATTGTAGTATGGAAGGAGTTAGCTTCTTTCTGGTCAGCAAGCTCACCTCAGATAAAGGATATCCCCGTCTTACAGAGTGGCTCTGAAAATTCATAAACCCTAGTtggggaggcggctcagtggCTAAGGTGCTTTCCTTGCAAGCTTGAGTGCTAACTCACTCAAATGCCTGGTGGGgtggcagcctgcctgtaattccagccttggaagCCAGGGGCAGGCTAGCCCTAGAGGAAGCTGAGTAGTGAGATTAACTATTTTGGTGAGCTCTGTGTTTGCCTGAAAGATCCTGACTCAGTAAAATGGAAGATGGAGGATGATTCCTGACACCAACCTCAGTCTCATGCATGCAGGTGAGCACAAATGTGCATgcgcatcacacacacacacacacacacacacacacacacacacacacacacacgccgatCCAATCAtaaagatatacatgcaggcatacacatgaaaaatggaaACTGCTGTCCTTTAAGGAAATTAGGAAACAAACCGACAAAGCCAAAGAAACCAAGCACAAggctttctctccccctccccatttctgtgGCAATGTTACGATGTGTAACACAGGAAGAAAATTCAGGAAAGGTGCGTGTCATCAGAGCCGTGTGAagcctggggggcagggggggggcaAGTTCCTCCTCTGAGTCCCAGGCCTTCAACCTTTCCCATCTGCAAGACTAGGAATGACTCCTGGGCAAATGTTATTTCTTTGGGTTTATTGTATCgagtagatgaatttctaaatggtcttattaaataaaaacacagagccaaatataggggtgaaagccttagagcagagaaataggaaaagccaccagccaaccttacctcaccagctcagcagcttccaaatgccatgacttcctgtctatccgcgtctttattgccttgctgttctgccctctcattggttctcttagcccagctacttcacttcctcttcctacacagctctatcactttctgtctgtctgtatagacctccaggtctctacggttggcactggaattaaaggcgtgtgtcaccatgcttggctctgctccctagtatggccttgaatacacagagaccctgtctgctaAGTggtcggattaagggcatgtgctaccactgcctgacttttgtgtttacttaaagtggcttgctatttcctctgatctccaggcaaactttatttattaacatacaaataaaatatcaccacatttcagcacaaataaaatatcgccatagTATCAATACTATGATAGTGAAATAGAGGGGACAAAtgtctctctttaaaatatctgcTCTCCTGCCAGGACAGTTGCATTCTGAcacctttttttctgttattCCTCTGCTCATGGCTCCTGGGAGAGCCCATGACAAAAAGGAAGTGCTGGAGTATTTCCCTTCATGACAACCATTGAGGGATATAAATGTGGACAACTGTTACTCGTTTCTTCTTAACTTGCAGTTCTAGCTCCCTGGCGACAGAATCACCTCCAGTTCTTTCCCCAAGGATGCAAGAGATCTAAAACCGTGTGATGGGTGGGCACAGCGGGGTGGGAGGCGGGTAAGGATCTGTCCTTTCAGCTTTCTAGACTCCTTGAGTAGGGCTTAGATTGCCTAGAATgaattttgtaaaaaataatgcAAACTTACTTTTAATAGACTTGATTAAGTTAATGATTTGATATGTTAGAACATTAAGACACAACAATCAgtattatacatatacacatacatacatacatgtgtgtatatatatacacatgtgtgtatatatatatgtatatatatatatatcatggagaaatgtgtgtatatatatacacatgtgtgtatatatatatatgtatatatatatatatatatatatatatatatatcatggagaaATGTGTGTAAACAGTAACTGATAACCAGTTTGTCAGGGTAACTCTCATCATTCAGCAATAACAACATCCCTCCTCATCAGGACAAAGGGGCTGAGAAGAGCAGAGCCAAGTTTTAGAACTAGCCTAACGTTTAGCATTATACAAGCTTATATCAAGGTAGTAAAAGGTTTCAAGTTTAGTGTTAAAGGAGGTTTAGGGAGGCAATGGGGTGACTTATTGTTTGAGGGTAAGAAGTTTATATTAGCGTTAATAACACTGAGGACAGACAGCAGCACACAGGGGCTCTGAAGCAAGATCTGTCTCACAAGCACATGGCCTCTCCTCACCTCcactattttgttttccttctctggctttgGGGAAGAAATAGATACTAATTTCTCCAGCGTTTTCCCCAGTGCTAAGGAGAAGCAAAATGTCCCATGACAGGGATGGAGGAATAGGAAGCAGATGGTAAGAATCTGAGTTCTACCTGCCTAGAAACCCTGAACTAGTCTTAAGATTGTGCAGTGCTAGacttttaaggaaagaaaatttattattataatatttaatttaatgttgtgATACTTTAGGACAtttaggcaaatggcagtttggTGGGGGaatgcctgtaacaccagcattAGAAATTCCAAAGTAtgtcaaggtcagcctgtgctatGCACTGACTGccaggtcagcctgtgctacatagtgagcaTTAGGTCCCCCAGCTCTAAAATTCATCATGGCAAAGCAGTTCACAATATACATACCTTTAGCTCATAGAGAATATGTGTAAACGTAATTCCCATGCTTCTCACTGAGCATGCAAGACATTAGGAACACGGATGTCTCTGCTAATCAGAACATAGGGGCTAAGACCAGCATAACCAagttctaaaaatgttttaatatttaggGAAAGAGAATCGTGTGTCACTGTGAAACCGgtgtgaaaggagagaatgaaatctacccaatagaagaaaagaaagcaggacatTAGAATGAGAACACTCCATGTCGCTCTGATTTCTGGAGAAGAATTGTTTTCAAGCCTGGAGCTGTGAAGGTACAGGACACGCTTCTGATGCTTATAAAGACGGAGAGCCATCGACCCACTGCTCCAGCCCATCAGACTCTGAAAGGTGACATCACGAAGAGtcatgagagagaggaaaagccaCTTGATTATATTTCTGGATGGCAGCATATAGCAATGTCCAATGTATGTTCCGGGTGTAGACATGTTCAAGCCACCACCTGCTTTGATGTAGCAGAGCAAGTTGGAGCTTATGAGAACATTAACAATccaaaagaggaggagaaagggaagaacttGCCATGAGGTCTGTGGTTTGAGCTTTGTCCAAAGGGTGGTCCTGGGACTGATCGTGACAGCCTGGACCATGCTAAGGAGACAGGTGGTGCAGATGGAGAGGCCCCGGGCCATCCTTGCCAGATAAACCGCAGCTTTACAGCCAGTATCGCCGAGGAAGTTTCTGAAATAAAACACTGTGGCTATGTCTCTGATTCCCGTGGTACAAATAATAATCATATTAGAAAATGCCAAGTGGATGATAATAAAATCCACAGGCTTTTTCTCAGTGCCCAAGACAGACATGTATACATGTCTCGCAAATATTAGGTTATTTCCCACAATTCCAGGTCCAGCAAGAGAAAGGAAGATTACTGTGTGGAGAATATTATTCCACTTCATCTTCTGACTTCATGCACAGCGCTAGGGAAAATCATTTGAGAAATACATGTAAGATTTTCTGTTTATTCTgatgaaaataattatatcaaTTATGTAAACACATATGGCTCTTTCCTTGATGGTGCCTGatcatattctttattttcctggtttgTCTATTTTCCATTCCCACAGAAGTGGTGCTAGCTACAATCAGGGCATAAACTTCATTAATCCTGCTTTCACAAAGACCCTTCTTTGAATTCCTTCATCCTTCATCAACAGTCACATGACCATGCTCTTCCCAGACATAAACTAAATGCATAGCATCGCTTTGCCAGTTTTCCAAACAACACAGTCCTAACaggcctcttccttttccctcctcacaCCCAGTGTGACCTCAGGCTCCTGGACTGTGCTGGCTCCTCATCCTGGTCCTCTTCACTGCCCATATGCAACTATCACCTGATTGTTGAACTAATAAAAAGCTTGCAGCTTCTCAGAAAGCTGTTCTTGGTGAAGTGGTCCAGTTTCTCAGGGAGATGATATGGTATTCTCCTCTTCCCAAGCCCGTTGATCATAAATTATACAGATGTTAGTGAATTAGTGGGGCATGAAAGTCTAGATCAGTGGTCTCAATGTGGAACTACGTGTGAGTAAAAGTTGTGTTCCCAATCAGCATGGGTAGAATCATACTGAAGACGATTTCCTGTTTACTCCAATTTatcctgtttttttctctttcttttgtgaacactgcccctgcccccaccccccccaaaaaaaaaaaaaaacaccaggaaaGTGTTCCTGTAGCATCTTAACAAAGGCATGTGTTGCTAATAGTTTTAAGGTTAGTTCAGTTTAGTGATGTTCTCAGTCAGAAATGCCCCAGCCTGTGAGTACCCCCCAATATCTCACACTGTGATTGTCACCATTTTAGGAatggtatctttttctttttttttcttttgtttacttcAATCAAAATGAGGCCTTTGAAGCAGAAGCCTATTCTATTTGTTTCATCCTCCCCAAAACACATAGAACTTCACATGGCAACTTTAATTTCTGTCTGTCCTCCATAATTTGACACCTCGTTCACATCAAAATCAGTTCttaattactttttgttttcttttgttttgttttttcgagacagggtttctctgtgtagctttgtgcctttcctggaactcactctgtagactaggcaggtctcgaactcacaaagatccacctggctctgcctcctgagagctggaattaaaggtgtgagccaccaccgccaggctgaaTTACTTTGAACCCCTCCCAGGCAAATGTTAGCATTCACCCTTACCTTTCCACAGACTATGTGCTGTATCCACAGCTGATCTTTGCCAGCTATCATGCCTTATTGAACCCTGATTGGAGTTTCATCTCTTATGCTTTCTCTGCTCTCGGAAGGCTGTTGCCTATGTACGAGCTCCCTTCCTGCACTGGGCAATGAGCAGGCCCCAGAGACGCTGGTTCTGAATGTAGTTTATAAATATTGGCAGAATATCTGCTCAAAAAGTTTGTAGGTTGCTCAACGAAACTGTTGGTTTTAAAACTGCACTTTAATCACAGAGATGAACTGACAGAGGAATTTTGAGAAACGTTTGAATCGGGCTCTTGGATTAAGGTTGATAAAGCTGAGGACCCTCCAGAGTCTATTCTGTCTGGGTGGCCCACTCGGCAAGTGTTTAGCACTTCTTCACTTGTGCAGTGATGTGAGCTTTCAGGCTTCACACAACTTAGTGATGGGCATGGGTTATCCTCTAAGAACTTGCCAACATTGCATTATTTTCTCTTGAAGTGCTTCTGTACTGAACTGCTTATAATTTGATACCTTTTCAGATGTACCTATGTGATCTCCTAGATGCCAATAGCAAAATTTATAACCATGAAATTGTCTTTGATTTCATGTTTCACAGTGTCAGAACTTAGctggaaaaatctctctctctctctctctctctctctctctctctctctctctctctctctctctctccctctctctctctctctcatacacacacacacacacacacacacacacacatctattccAGGGTGATTGggaatatacatttatatacatcttCATATGCATATTTAATATGCTTTCTCAACCATTACTCCTCCAGCATGTAAGAAATAGCAAAAAGCAACCTGTGTGAAACTAATCAAGTCAGGGTTTTCCTTCAGAAATAGATCATGGACTCTAGGGGGAGATGCAAGGTCCAGATACATGGAAGATAAATCAGTAAATCAGAGAAAGATTATTGCAAAATCAGCAAGCTTTGTGACCAGCTATCCTGTCTGTCAGACCCCGCCTTTCTACCCGCTCTGCTCCTGGCTTTGAACAGTTCACTGGGCCCCTTTAAGGCTCACTAAGGTAGGGATGGAGCCTGGCACCATTCACTTGTGTTGTGAGGATTCACTGGAGCGGAGGAGCTAGAGCTCAGGACCTGCCTGCCCAGTGTCAAACACTCTAACAGCACTGTTCTCCGGCTTTGTGTCATGTCACTTTCCCCCACGATTCTCTGCACTTGCACACCGTGTGAAGGTTTGAGTCTGGACAGGGAAGCTTCAGgaacaacaaaaccacaacaaagaAGGGCAAAGCCACCCAACCCCCTTCTGAGAAGCTGAAGGACTCCAGATCTCAGATACTGTTGAGCAGAACCCTTCACTCCTGAGGACAAACACACAAACTGGAGACCACAGAGAGGAAAAGCTCCTCACACTCAGGCTCAGATCTCAGCCCGTGTCTCCTAGACCTGCCTGGGCTGTCATGAGCATCTCTGGCCCAGAGCACCCGACGCAGCTGCACACAGCTCCCTCATGGACCTGGAAACTTTCCTGCATGGCAGGTGGGAATGAGGGACAGCTTTTTCCCTGGATCTTGTCACCTTCCTCTTTCACAGTGACAGAGGAG of Peromyscus leucopus breed LL Stock chromosome 5, UCI_PerLeu_2.1, whole genome shotgun sequence contains these proteins:
- the LOC114700368 gene encoding putative vomeronasal receptor-like protein 4, coding for MKWNNILHTVIFLSLAGPGIVGNNLIFARHVYMSVLGTEKKPVDFIIIHLAFSNMIIICTTGIRDIATVFYFRNFLGDTGCKAAVYLARMARGLSICTTCLLSMVQAVTISPRTTLWTKLKPQTSWQVLPFLLLFWIVNVLISSNLLCYIKAGGGLNMSTPGTYIGHCYMLPSRNIIKWLFLSLMTLRDVTFQSLMGWSSGSMALRLYKHQKRVLYLHSSRLENNSSPEIRATWSVLILMSCFLFFYWVDFILSFHTGFTVTHDSLSLNIKTFLELGYAGLSPYVLISRDIRVPNVLHAQ